A single window of Candidatus Omnitrophota bacterium DNA harbors:
- the rsfS gene encoding ribosome silencing factor, with product MESKTEPRSKAVLIAETAKEKKAEDIVLLDVSRVSAFCDYFIIMTANNTRQVKAISDEIEGKLEEEGYLLWHREGERESSWLLLDFGNCVVHIFDPEARRFYGLESLWGDVPRENLG from the coding sequence TTGGAAAGTAAGACAGAGCCCAGATCAAAAGCTGTACTGATAGCTGAGACCGCAAAAGAGAAGAAGGCCGAAGACATAGTATTGTTGGACGTGAGCAGGGTGTCCGCGTTCTGCGATTATTTCATAATCATGACTGCGAACAACACCCGCCAGGTCAAGGCTATATCGGATGAGATAGAAGGTAAGCTGGAGGAGGAAGGTTACCTGCTCTGGCACAGGGAGGGCGAGAGGGAGTCGAGCTGGCTGTTGCTCGATTTCGGGAATTGCGTCGTCCATATCTTCGATCCGGAAGCCAGAAGGTTCTATGGCCTCGAAAGCTTATGGGGAGACGTGCCCCGCGAGAATCTCGGCTAG